In Candidatus Poribacteria bacterium, a single window of DNA contains:
- a CDS encoding Gfo/Idh/MocA family oxidoreductase, whose amino-acid sequence MAKIRLAMIGCGGNSSGHARRMNENPDVQIVGTCDVNTDIASGYIDRNLSDLSPRPGAYDDIGTLLKETSPDAVVISTPHTLHFEQGMQALEAGCHVLMEKPMVTSSKDAYTLAEKVEATGLTLTIGYNTPCTPNFYYTREVIRSGEFGKLELVIGYITQGWKGGTTGTWRQNPKLSGGGQAYDSGAHLLNSLCWAVESKVAEVYAYTDNQDRDVDINSSINVKFESGVLAAMAVSGNCPSPGGTHMALVFENGRIEVDGWSGGWIRVWKGGEALDPPPITDDMSAGSPDDNFIDAVLGRAESRTSPMNGIIQSELMDLIYESAETGVPARPER is encoded by the coding sequence ATGGCAAAGATTCGACTTGCCATGATTGGATGTGGCGGAAACTCCTCAGGCCACGCCAGACGCATGAATGAAAATCCTGACGTGCAAATCGTCGGCACTTGCGATGTGAATACCGACATCGCCAGCGGCTATATCGATCGGAACCTGTCCGATCTGAGTCCACGTCCGGGGGCTTATGACGACATCGGCACGCTGCTGAAAGAGACATCGCCGGATGCCGTGGTCATCTCTACACCGCACACGCTCCATTTTGAGCAGGGCATGCAGGCTCTCGAGGCAGGATGCCACGTTTTGATGGAAAAGCCGATGGTCACATCTTCTAAAGATGCGTATACCCTCGCAGAGAAGGTGGAAGCGACTGGACTTACCCTCACTATCGGCTACAATACGCCGTGCACACCGAATTTCTATTATACCCGAGAGGTTATCCGTAGCGGAGAATTTGGCAAGCTGGAATTGGTTATTGGCTATATTACGCAGGGCTGGAAAGGTGGCACAACAGGGACGTGGCGGCAGAACCCGAAACTCTCTGGCGGTGGACAAGCCTACGATAGCGGCGCGCATCTCCTGAACAGTCTCTGCTGGGCGGTCGAGTCGAAGGTCGCTGAAGTCTATGCCTATACAGACAACCAGGACCGAGACGTTGACATCAATTCCTCGATTAACGTCAAGTTTGAAAGCGGTGTGCTCGCGGCGATGGCGGTGAGTGGCAATTGCCCAAGCCCTGGTGGCACGCACATGGCGTTGGTGTTTGAAAACGGCAGGATCGAGGTTGACGGTTGGAGTGGCGGTTGGATTCGCGTCTGGAAGGGTGGCGAAGCGTTGGATCCGCCTCCGATTACAGACGACATGTCCGCGGGTTCGCCTGACGACAACTTCATCGACGCTGTTTTGGGGAGAGCAGAATCCCGCACGAGTCCGATGAACGGGATTATCCAATCCGAGTTGATGGATCTCATCTACGAATCCGCGGAAACAGGCGTGCCGGCACGTCCTGAACGCTAA
- the argB gene encoding acetylglutamate kinase, whose translation MNRTAEVLIEALPYIRRFYDRRIVIKYGGAAMEDESLIHSVMQDIVLMKYVGIRPIIVHGGGPRITAWMDKIGKVPEFIQGLRVTDAETVEIAEMVLGSINKAIVARINQHGGKAIGLSGKDANLILAEKQETQISDDSGQSIDVDLGFVGKIIGVNTESVTALDKAGYIPIIAPIGIGTDGQTYNINADTMAGEIASAFQAEKLIVLTDTRGILRDISDTDSLIPTLRMREVDTFIEEGFIAGGMLPKVEACTTALIGGVYKTHIIDGRIPHSLLLEVFTEGGIGTEIVR comes from the coding sequence ATGAACAGAACTGCTGAAGTTCTTATTGAAGCCTTACCTTATATCCGTCGCTTTTACGATCGGCGGATTGTTATCAAATATGGCGGTGCCGCAATGGAGGATGAGTCACTGATCCATTCCGTCATGCAAGACATCGTGCTGATGAAATATGTCGGCATCCGACCCATTATCGTGCACGGCGGGGGTCCGAGAATCACCGCATGGATGGATAAAATTGGGAAGGTCCCGGAGTTTATACAGGGACTGCGGGTAACCGATGCGGAAACGGTTGAAATCGCTGAGATGGTGCTTGGGTCGATCAATAAGGCGATTGTCGCTCGAATCAACCAACACGGCGGAAAAGCGATTGGGTTGTCTGGAAAGGATGCCAACCTGATACTCGCGGAGAAACAGGAGACACAGATTAGTGATGACAGCGGACAAAGTATAGATGTTGACTTGGGGTTTGTAGGAAAAATAATTGGCGTGAACACCGAGTCGGTTACGGCACTCGACAAAGCAGGTTATATCCCTATCATCGCACCGATCGGTATTGGGACTGACGGACAAACCTATAACATCAATGCCGACACCATGGCGGGTGAAATTGCTTCTGCGTTCCAAGCGGAGAAATTGATTGTCTTGACGGATACGCGCGGTATCCTCCGGGATATATCGGATACAGACTCGTTGATACCTACCCTGCGTATGAGAGAGGTAGACACATTCATCGAGGAAGGGTTCATCGCAGGCGGTATGCTGCCGAAGGTAGAAGCATGCACGACAGCACTTATCGGGGGTGTTTACAAAACACATATTATTGATGGACGTATCCCGCATTCACTACTCCTTGAAGTCTTCACAGAGGGTGGCATCGGGACCGAAATTGTTAGATAG
- a CDS encoding alcohol dehydrogenase catalytic domain-containing protein, with translation MQISAQISQFHGVGIPFKVCEMPVSATPDAILVRVSLSTICGSDLHTVSGRRGAEIPCVLGHEIVGTVAAPTHYRSATDEILREGDRITWSLTTSCGTCAYCVNRNLPQKCEAMFKYGHARSEGPDAFSGGFATHILLRPGTAIYRIPDTMTDQEAVPINCALTTVVNGLANIGTYFGETAVVHGAGMLGIYAACYLHEQGYEHVVVVDTNESRLKIAKRFGATHTFNPGETAVEEIDAAVKDLTNGRGADLGVEVSGATVGIPNLITWLAIGGRCLTLGYVYPNAHISVDAHQLVTKCVILRGVHNYHHTALGDAIRFVAENRSRYRFAELVGETYPLAEINTAFEHAFRQETLRVAIAP, from the coding sequence ATGCAAATATCCGCACAGATTTCACAATTTCATGGTGTAGGTATACCCTTTAAAGTTTGCGAGATGCCCGTGTCTGCAACACCAGATGCTATTCTCGTCCGCGTCTCACTTTCAACGATCTGCGGCTCAGACCTCCATACGGTATCGGGTCGCCGGGGTGCAGAAATCCCATGTGTACTCGGGCATGAAATCGTTGGAACGGTTGCGGCACCGACACACTACCGTTCAGCAACCGATGAGATACTACGTGAAGGCGATCGGATTACGTGGAGTCTCACGACTTCCTGTGGAACGTGTGCCTACTGTGTGAATCGGAACCTCCCACAGAAATGTGAGGCGATGTTCAAATACGGTCATGCCCGGAGTGAAGGTCCCGACGCTTTTTCAGGTGGGTTCGCTACGCATATCCTCCTGCGCCCGGGGACAGCGATCTATCGCATTCCTGACACCATGACGGATCAAGAGGCTGTCCCGATTAACTGTGCACTGACGACCGTCGTGAACGGCTTAGCGAACATCGGCACGTATTTCGGTGAGACGGCTGTCGTCCACGGTGCCGGCATGTTAGGCATCTATGCGGCCTGCTATTTGCATGAACAGGGATATGAACATGTCGTTGTCGTGGATACCAACGAAAGTCGATTGAAGATTGCCAAACGGTTCGGCGCAACGCATACCTTCAACCCGGGTGAGACCGCTGTTGAAGAAATTGACGCAGCCGTGAAAGATCTGACGAACGGACGGGGTGCCGATCTCGGTGTAGAGGTCAGCGGTGCGACGGTTGGCATCCCGAACCTGATTACGTGGTTAGCAATTGGCGGGAGATGTCTGACCCTGGGTTACGTCTATCCAAACGCACATATCTCTGTCGATGCCCACCAACTCGTCACGAAATGTGTGATACTCCGAGGCGTTCATAACTATCATCATACTGCGCTTGGCGATGCGATCCGCTTCGTTGCGGAAAATCGGAGCCGTTACCGATTTGCGGAGCTCGTCGGAGAAACATATCCATTGGCGGAAATTAACACCGCATTTGAACACGCGTTTCGCCAAGAGACCCTCCGCGTTGCTATTGCGCCATAG